The following nucleotide sequence is from Kiritimatiella glycovorans.
GTGCGCTGGATGTCGTACATCTCGCTCTGCACGACGGATTCCATCGATTTCTCCTTGTCGACTTTGAGCAAGGGGAGCATCAGGGAGGCCAGCGCGCCCAGCAGCCCGATCACGATCAACAGCTCGATCAGCGTGAAGCCGGAAGAGGCGCTTCGCGCCGTCATTGGCGATTGGTCATTCGTCATTCGTGAAGAGCCCAGTGCGTTTCGTGTCTTGTTCATGGTCTTGCCTCCATTGTTGCAACGCTGTTCTTTCTGCTTTTGCCATCCGCGCGATGCACGCGGGACAGGGATTGCCCGTCAGGCAGCCCGTGCAGCGACCGCCTCCGTCGCACCGATGGTCGTGGTGATCGCGGTGATCGTCGTCCGGCGCTTTCCCGTCGGGCTCGCGCTCGCTATCGTATCTCTCTGCTATCATGAGTTTCTCCAAACCTGGATTTCACCACAGAGGCACGGAGGCACAGAGTTCAATCTCTGCTCCGTGTCTCCGCGCCTCCGTGGTGAATCTTCTCTTCAGTTGTTCTGTAGGACCTCTGGCAGTCCCTTCCAATGACTAATGACCAATGACTAATGACCAGTTCAATGATGCTCATGTCCGTGTCCATGGTGATCGTCCGTGTGGATGAAGGCGGCCGCCGCGATGTGAGGCCGCAGCCATTCCTTCAAAGCGTTGTCGTCCTGGTAGCCCAAGCGTCGATCAGTGGACTTGCCGCCGACATAGAGGCGCGTGTCCGGTATGGCCTCCACACCGCTTTCGCGGGCGAGAGCCCTGTGAGTGTCCGTGTCGACCAACACAACACGCATGGTGCCCGGCAAGGCGTCGGCCAGGCGATGCAGATTCGGCTTCAACGCCCGGCAATGGCCACATGCTTCGCCCCCATAGCTCACCAATACAAGGGGCGTACCGGTCAGCAGATCGTCCAGATTCGCGTCTTCGGCCAGCTCCACGACGTGCGCACTGGGAACCACCTCGCGCGCGGCCTTCTGCCGGTGCAACTGCACAACGACGATCACCGCGAAGGCGACCGCCGTGATCACGAGGATGCGGACGGCGCGGAACAGGATGCTTTTCTTCGTTGTCATTTCATCAACTCACAAACTCTCAGGCTTTTCCGGGCCGCCATTCAGGATCATGAAATAACTGTAGTCTTTCCGGGCATGGCGCCCCAGGAGGTCTTTGACGAGTCCCTGCCGAATCTGGCTCATCTCGTCCTTTGGAAGCGTTCCGGGGTTCGTTTTCCCTTCGAAGAAACGTTGCAAACGGGCCTTGGTGTCGTCATCGTAGGTGAAAACGATTCGCTTCCCGTCAGATAGCCGTTCGGCGAAAAAGACCATCGCCTTCGGCGAGGGGCCCAGAACGCCACGCTCGCGGGAAAGCCGACGGCCTAGAATCAGTTCAAACGCATCCCAGATGCCCCCCATCTTTCCTTTGCATTCGATGCGCAGATCGTCCATCAGCGGCACTTCGTCGCCGTACAGCTCGCGAATGGCGAAATCCATGGCCAGGAATCCGCTCAGTGCGCCAGGGCAAAGCCCCGCCTGAGGCAGTTCGAAATCCACCCTCTTGCCGGCCTTGACCTTTTCCTCTGCCACGGCCACGAGGGCGCCCATTTTACTCTGGGCATGGTACTGCAGGCATTGCATCAGGGAGGTGGTTCGCACCATACCGAGGACGTTCCTGACCGATACCGTCTTGTCCGCCAGCAACCGTTTAATCTCCTCCGTGAAATGCGCCTTCAACGGAAGCGTCCATTGCGGATGCAAAATCAGATCAGAACTTTCGGACGCAGTTTCACCGAATTTGGCGTCCGCGGCACCGGCCGGGATAATCGGGCTTGCCAGAGCGGACAACTCGGGCGCGGACTCACCGGCCTTCAGCACGATCCCATCGCGTTCAACGGAATGTCCCGGTTCATCGTCGACAAAGCGGACCACATAGGGCTCCATCATCTTCGGGCACTGCAGTGCGCCTTCCGCGTTCAACGAACCCTTCCACAGGACTTCGCCATTGGTCTTTGATTTCAACAGTATCGGCGCGCCCGCCCCCGATTCGCCGTCCGAAAAGCCTACGGTGACCGTGAACGTTCCATTCTCGTGGTCCTCGATCATCATCAGCGGCTTGTGGGCGTACGCTGTCGCGGCCAGCATGGCCAGAAGCAGCAACGGCAGGCCTCGGCGAAGTATTCCCTTGCCCGTGTTTTTGTATGGTTTCAGCACCTTAGTCTCCATTCTTTCAAGTGGTTGAGCGAGCGGGGCGGCCCGCGGCGGCCGCCCCGCCAACGCCTTTGGTTTATCTATGGGTTCAGCGGCTTTCCGCACATTACTCCGATCAGTTTCGCGGGCTGGATCCCGTCCGTATCGTCGTCGTCCACCAGGAAGTGCGCGGTGTAGTAGGCGAAGTTGACCTCATTGCCGCCTTCGGCATCCTCCGTCGGCACGGGCGCCTGGCCCTCCATGGAGATACCGAGTTCGACGTTGCCCTTGGTCCAGTCGGTATTGTCACCGCTGCCGGCCTGCCAGTCGATGGTGGGCGTTACCCAGCAGGGAATGATGACCCCGTCACTGGCCCCGCCGTTCATGTCCGTGACCCACTCGTCCAGCGCACGTCCTTCGAACGTGATCTTGCCCTTGCCGGTACTTCCGACGTGCGGCGTGAAGTGCTTGTGCAGCCACTGCTCGCCGTCGGGATTGCAGGACATAACCACATAGTCGCCAACCGCCAGCGTTCGGGAATTGAAGCCGCTGTCATAGCAGAGGCTGGTAATTCCGGCCGCATTCAGCGAGGCGACCATGTTCGTGGTCAACGGCTGAATCGATGCTGGCTTCGGCCCGCCCCCGTTGCTGATGTTGAACGCCATGGACTTCTGCATGCCGGGCATGCGTCCGCCGCTGGCCGCATTCGTCAGACCACTGTGCATGTCGTTGGGATATTTGCCCGTGATCTCTTCGTACTGGTACAGCGTGCGGATCGTGCCCGCCTTGTTGTACTGGCTCACATCCATCATGGACTCCCGCCGATCGGCCGTGAGCTTAGGCAGGACGAGAGCGACCAGCGCGCCCATCAACCCGATCACGATCAACAGTTCAATGAGCGTGAACCCGCTTTTCTTGTTTCGCTTCTTCGTATTCATTCTGTTCTTTCCTCTGTTTACCGATGACCAATGACCAATGACCAATCACTAATGACCCATGACGCGCCGCAGGCGCAAATGACCAATGACCAATCAGGAGAGGCGCCGGGGGCGTGGAAGCCCCCGGCGCCGGGTTTGGGTTTACGTTACGGATTCAGCACGCCGCATTCAGGGCATGAGGTGCCGATCAGTCGGGCCGCTACTGCTGGAGCCTCGTCGTAGACCTTGAAGTAGGCCATGTAGTAGGCGAACTCCACCTCTTCGCCGCTGGCCGCGGAGACCGGAATCGGGCACTGGCCTTCGAGGCTGATGCCGTAATTGACCGCACCCTTGGTCCAGTCGAGGTTGTCGCCGGCACCGCCCGACCAGTCAATCGTCGGCGTGATCCAGAGGCACACCACTGTGCCATTTGTCGTATCCCAGCCAGGCGTACCGGTGGCGGTTTCCCAATCCGCGACAGTGACGCCGTCGAACTGGTACTGCGCCGGCGTATCATCCAGCCAGTTGGTCGTGCATCGCGCAACGTGAACGCCGGCAGCCAAGTTTGTGACTTGATAGCCAGTACCATAGGCAACCGTGTCGATACCCGCCGCGTTCAGCGAGGCCACTTCGTTCGTCGATAGCCCATAGCGGGTCGAGTCGATCTGACCGATCATGTTGGTATGCTGCGCTTCCGGCAGCCCTTTAATAGCTGACGCCGTCGAACCCGTGCCATCCAGCCCGTTGTGCATGCCGTCGGGGTACTTGCCGAACATGTCCGCGTACTGATTCAGCACGCGGACCGTTCCGGCCTGGTTGTAGTCGCAAACGTCGCCCATGGCTTCTTCCCGATCCGCCGTGAGCTTGGGCAGGACGAGAGCGACCAGCGCGCCCATCAGCCCGATCACGATCAACAGCTCGATCAAGGTGAAACCACCCTGACCCTTCTTCGTCTTTTTCGTACTCATTCTGTTCTCTTCCTTCATCTTTCTCGGCACCATCATGGCGCCTTCGTTCTTGTGGACGGCTCCCGCTCGGTCAGCCCGCCCGATATGTCTTGCGAGTTCAATGGCGCGGGAACCGCTCCCGCAACCGATGTCTCACTCGATACGCAGCTCCTTTCCGGTCATGGCCGCCCCGCGCCTCGCGGGGCCGGCCTTCCACCGGCGTTCGTTTTCGCCTGTATTCTTCAACCCTGGCGGGCGCCACGCCCGCTCTGTATTACATCCTTGAGATTCACCACGGAGACACGGAGGCACGGAGAGAAATGCAGAGCTTCTCTCCTGTTCTCCGTGCCTCCGTGTCTCCGTGGTAGGTCTCATTTTCTCCCCGGCCCGGTTTCTTTGCGCGGCGACTCGTGGCACGGGCATTCCTCGCCCGTGGGGCAATCGCACGGCACGACGAAGCGGTACTGCTTGCCGCACTTGATCAGCACTTCCTTCTCGTGCTTGCGCAGAAAACGGATCTCGATGCTCATGTCGCCGTATCCGCTGTGCGCGAACAACATGCGATAGAGTTCCTCGATCCGCGCCAGCACGGCGTCATGCGACGATGGCATGGGCTCCCACTCCTTTCCTGCAAATCAAAGTCATGCGTCGCCCCCTGATCCACCAGGCTCGCGCATGGGCGTTCCGTTCTTGTCATTGGCCGCGACGAACTCGAGCAGCCGGTCCGTGACCTGCTTGGAGACCCCGTGCTCCAGACGGCAGGCCGTGGCATCGGCTTCTTCCTCCTCAACACCCAGCGTACCGGTGAGGAATGCCTTCCATGCCCCGTGCCGCCGCGCCACGCACCCAGCGACCTGCTCGCCTTCGGGCGTCAGCGTGACGTAGCCATACGATTCGTGTTCCACCAACCCCCGCTTCTGGAGCGCATGCAGCGCGCCGGAGACCGAGGACCGGCTGACGTTCAGCCGGGCCGCGATGTCCTTGGACCGCGCGACCGAACGCTCCCGCGTCAAGGCGAAGATGGCCTCCAGGTAGTCCTCCTGACTGCCGCTCACGCTGTTATTCGTTTCCTGCATCGCCAATCCAATCTCCCGATGACCTTCCCGAAGGCGCTAGGCGCCGCCGCGCGAGTTCGTCGTTGCACACAGAGTGCGGCTAGGCGAACTCGCGGGGCCAAAAAAAGGCGCGTGCGCCGACCAGCATCTTTTCCGCCTTTCATGTTCGTCGCGCCAAACATAATACGCCCCGCCACACTACGTCAACAACTTTTTTTCACCTTTTTTCGACCGCTGCGTTTGCGTCATTGGTCATTGGCCATTGGTCATTTGCGGGCTTCGCCCACAGTCATCAGTCATTGGCAGCCAACGGAAAGCAATGACCCGCAACCAATGACTAATGACCATTGACTACTGACCAATGACCAATGACTAATGACCTCCCCTACGCCGCCCCCATCAGCACCGCTTCCAGCGCCGTCGGACTCGTCTCTCGCAGAGCCATGAATTGTCTTCCCGTCTTCTTGCACAGTCCCTTTACGACCTTCAGTGCGGAGTGGCTGTTGACGCGGGTGATGAAGATCACCAGGTCCGCCTGACACACCGCCGTCCTCAACCTGTGACAGCCGCCTTGACAGTCGCCGTTATGGAAGAGGAACTGGCCGCCCATGGCTTCGACCACGCGGCGGTAATGCGGCTCCAAGCGATCCAGACCACCGATTACCGCAACGTGCATGGCATCGAGCGGACAGGGATCTGCTCCCGAGGCGGCGCAATGGGCCAGTTCGGTTTCGCAGGCTGGAACGGCGCATGGCGGCGGCGGCTCCTCGCCGAACGTGGGCGCGCCGGACTTGTCGGACAAGTCCAACAGATCGGACTCGGCCGGTGCTCCCGCAGACGTCATGACCGCAGGTTGCTGCCGCACTTCCTCCAACTCATGCTCCAGAATGCGGATGCGCCTGAGCAGTGCCGCCTCGCGGTCCGGTTGCGCCTCCAGTTCGGCGATGCGCTGCTCGTGACGGCGGCAAGCGGCCTTGAGATCGTCCGATTCGCGCTCAGTTTGCCGGAGTCGCTCCCGGAGCGCGTCGGCCGCCGCCTTCTGCTTCGCCAAACTTGCCCGCGCCTTGTTCTCCGCCATCTCCGCGGCTTTCGCCTGTTCCGCTTCCCGCAGCGATTCCAGAGAGCGTTGACGGGAATCGCGGAAAGCACCGTAGGCGATCTGGTGAACAAGATACACGCCCAGGTGTTGGAACGACTCGCGGGGATCGGTGAGCAACGCCCACATGATTCCTGCCGGCGTCTGCTTGATCCAGTCTTCGAGCTGCGCCAGGATCCGATCCTCCGATCCCTCCTCCGTAGCCCTGACGATTTGGATGATCCGCGTGTACCGTTCGTTGAGGAGTTTGGTCAGGCGCTTCGGCAGCAGGCCGCCTTGCTCGTGACAGGCCTTGTGCAGCAGGTAGAAGCCGAAAGACGAATCAACACGCTTGCCCTGCTTGGAGAGATTGAACTTGCGGCAGAGCTTGCCCACGTTCTTTGCATCCAGAGCGAAGCCGAGGACCGTGCAGATGGCAATACAGTCCAGCGACCAGATGTGTTGATTGTCGTTGCTCATGCGATCAGCCCAACGCGGCCTGCGGCCGCTGGACCGCAGCCCAAGAAATATCCTCGAATCCGCGAAGACTCACCACGGAGGCACAGAGGCACAGAAAACTCGCCTCCGCCCACCGCGCGTTCTCCGTGTCTCTGTGTCTCCGTGGTTCAACTGTTTCTACATCCTGCGCTCTCGCGTGGGTCATGCGATCATCCTTTCCACGAATGGGGCTTCCTGGGGCGTACTCCGTGGCGGTTCGCCGCCGGCGCGCGCCCGCTGGAGATAGCGGTCGCACTGCTTGATGCGGTCGTAGCCCAGCATGATCCCGAGCATGAAGTCATGTTCGGGGCTCAGGCTGGAGAGATTTTCGCAACCGATCCGCCGCACCACATCTACGCAAGCCGCATTGCCGAAGAACACGTTCACGCGGGTCTGTCCGACCGGGCAGACGAGGTAGTCAATGCCGCATTTCCGCAGCTTTGCTTCCATGAACTGGCGTTGTTCGGCAGCCCCGGTGAAAAGCACCAGATTGCGCAGTCCCTTCCTGTATTCGTAGATGTGGTGCAGGAAGACCTTCATCAGCTCATCCCCAGTTCCTGCTTGAGTTGCGTGACCCAGGCCGCGATCCGCGCGTCCGTCTGGCCGGCTTGGTTGTCGTCGTCGAGGACCAGCCCGACGAACTGGCCGTCGACGACGGCTCGCGATTCGCTGAACTCGTATCCGTCCGTGGCGCATGCGCCCACGACGGTCCCTCCGGCCGCAATGGCCGCGTCGTAGAGGTCGCGCATGCCGTCAACGAAGCTGTCGCCGAATCCGTTCTGATCGCCGAGGCCGAAGACGGCAACCTTCTTGCCGGCGAGGCGCGCGCCCTTGAGCGCGTCGAGCGCGCCCACCCAATCGTCCTGCAAATCGCCGACGCCCCATGTTGACGTGCCGAGAACCAGTACGTCCGGCTCGCTGAACGCGTTAGCGTCCGCGCCGCTGACATCGCGCGCCTCTGCTCCATCGCCCAGGGCGGCCGCGATCGCTTTGGCAGCACTACCTGTGTTGCCGGTCGTGGATCCATAGAACACCGTGATCTTCTTCATCTCTGACTTCCTTTCTCGCTAGCTAGTTATTTGTCATTGGTCATTAGTCATTCGTGCATCCATCTGACGAACAGGCTTTTTCCAACGTGGGTGGCTGATTGACTCAAATGACGGATGAACGGACGGGGAGCTTCACCACGGAGGCACGGAGACACAGAGAAGACTCCTCCGTTCCGTGCTCTCTTCCGGCCCAACCGTTGCGCGGATTTGCCACGGGGCGCGGTGGATCCTTGGGGCGGAAGTCTGTTTCCCATCTGCCGCACGCCGTGGCAAATCCGCGCAACACACGGCGGGGAGGCGGCAGAGGAAGCTCCGCTGGCCCGCTCCCATCCGGAACTCCGTGCCTCCGTGTCTCCGTGGTGAATCCTCGCATCGCTTGAGTCAATCAGCCACCCAGATTCCCCATTGCAAGAGGCGCTCCGTTCCGCCGCCGCCGCGAGTTTGCCGCCGCACATAGAGTGCGGCCAGACAAACTCATGGGGCCAAAAAACACGCCTGCGCCGTACCATGTCCTTTCCGCCTTTCATGTTCGTCGCGCCAAACATAATACGCCCCGCCGCACTCCGTCAAACGTTTTTTTCACTATCGTTCCATACGGGAAAGCGACACTCACCACGGAGGCACGGAAGCACGGAGAAGGCGCCGATCCTCCGTGCCCTCTTCCGGTTCAACCGTTGCGCGGAAAATACGCGCACCACTCGCCAGGGAGGAAAGGGGATAACCCGCAGTCTCTCTCCTGCCCGACACTCCGTGACTCTGTGCCTCCGTGGTGAGTTCTTGCGGCCCGTGATCGGGTTCTGGAGCCAGCGCCGCAGCCGGTTATCCAGGCCGCCGGCCCGCCTGACCGGGCAAACCCGCCCAGCCCGGTTGTTCGACTTGATCCTTTTCGCCGCGTTTTTCCGCATTCCCATTTAGCTCGTAGATGAGCATGTCTTCACGGCAGGCCGAGGTGCAGCCCGCGCAGGGCTTGGCGCAACCGCCCGCGACCAGGCGGATCTGCCCCTTATCCACCAGCGTCTCCAGCATCTTCTCCAGCGCGCCGGCGTCCATGTCGAAGTGTCGGGCCAACTCACGCAGGGTCAACCTGCCGTGTTTCGCCAAGAGCTGTTTTGTTTCCCTCAGCACGGCTATGCCTCCACGGTCAGGGTCCGCGCCCGGGCGCGCAGACCGGCGTACAGGGCGGCCAGTGATGTCAGGCATGCGGCAATCCAGCCCGCCGAAGCCCCCGGGTGTTGCGAGAAGGTCGCACACTGATAGAACAACGTTCCGGCAACCCACGCCAGCAGCGTGAGGTAACCCACCGAGAAGGCCGCCCAGTTGAGATTGGTCTCGCGGTAGATCGCCGCGATGGCGGCCACGCAGGGCGCGTAGATCAGGATGAACAACAGGTAGGCGATGGCCCCGGCCTTGCCGTCGAAGTACTTCGCCATCGCCGTCACGGTGCCCGACTCGATCTCCATCTCCTCGGCCACGGCTTTCGTATCGCTCAAGTCGTCGTCGATCCCGACCCCCAGCGGGTCGGCCAGACCTTCGCCGAAACCCTCGAACCCGGCCGGGATGGCCGCGAAGGCAGCGGCGATACCGCCCCAGAAGTCGAATGCCTCTTCGGCTTCGGCTTCCTCGCCGGCCGCGGCGGCCTCGGCGGCGGCCTCCTGCTCGGCCATGGCCGAGTAGAGCGTGTCCAGCGTTCCCACGACCGCCTCCTTGGCGAAGAGCCCGGTGAAAAGCCCCACGGCGCCCGGCCAGTTCTCCTCGGTCAGCCCCATCGGGCGAAAAACGACGCCGACCTTCTTGCTCACCGCGCTCAGGGCCGAGTTCTCGGAATCCTCGTTGCCGAAGCTGCCGTCGGTCCCGATCGAGTTCAGGAAGCTCAGCGCCACGACCACAACGATGATGACGCGTCCCGCCCGAAGCATGAAGCTCTTCAGCCGGTTCCACGTGTGGAACAGGATGCCGCGGAAGGTCGGCATGTGGTAGGGCGGCAATTCCATCACGAAGGTCGAGGTTTCGCCGTGCAGAATGGTCCGCTTGAAGAGCAACCCGGTCAGCACGGCCAGCACGATCCCGGTGAAATACAGCCCGAAGAGGACGGTTCCGCCGTGACGTGGGAAGAACGCCGCGACGAAGAGCGTGTAGACGGGCAGTCGCGCCCCGCACGACATGAAGGGATTCATCATGATCGTCAGGATGCGGTCGCGGTTGTTCTCGAGTGTTCGGGTTGCCATGATGGCCGGCACGTTGCAGCCGAAGCCGACCAGCATCGGGATGAACGCCTTGCCCGGCAGCCCCACGGCGCGCAGCAGGCGGTCCATGGCGAAGGCCGCGCGCGCCATGTACCCCGAATCCTCCAGGAAAGCGAGGCACAGAAAGATGAAGAAGATCGGGGGAATGAACGTCGCCACGGTCTGGATGCCCCCGCCGATCCCGCCGGCCAGCAGCGCAATCAACCACTCGGGGGTCTTCATTGCGCCCAGCAGATGTCCGAATCCGTCCACGAAGATCGTGCCGCAGAGCCCATCGAAGAAGTCAATGAACGGCCCGCCGAGGTTGATCGTGGCCACGAAGACCAGATACATGACCGCCAGGAAGATCGGAATGCCGGCCACGCGGTTGAGCACCACGCGGTCGATCGCGTCGGACACCGTGCGGCGCACTTCGCTGTCGCGGCGCACCACGTCGCGCACCAGGCCATGGATGAACCCGTAGCGGCCGTCGGAGATCACGATATCGAGGTCTTCGCCCGTGTGTTTCTCGACGCGCGCGGTCTCGTCCGCGACCATGCGCTCGACCCCGGCGTCTTTCACCATGCCGAGCGCCAGCTCGTCCTGCTCGAAGGTCTTGATGGACAGCCAGCGAGCGTTGACGCCCCGTTGCGCGGCTACCGGCCGCACCTTGTCCTCCAGCGCGGCAAGCGATTTCTCCAGCTCCGCGTCATACGCGACGTGCGCCGCCGAGACCTGTTTCGTCCGCGCCGCCTCGACGATCGCCGCGCGCAGCTCGGGAAGCCCCGTGCCCTTCGAGGCCACGATCGGGACCACCGGACACCCCAGATGCCGGGCCAGGTGCGCGGTCTCGATGTGGATGCGCCGCTTCTTGGCGATGTCCACCATGTTGAGCGCCACCAGCACCGGCACGCGCATCTCCAGGAGCTGCGTGGTCAGATAGAGGTTGCGCTCGAGGTTGGACGCGTCAACGATGTTGACGACCACATCGGGCGTATCCATCAGGATGTGCTTGCGGGCGATGGACTCGTCGATGGAATAAGCGGAAAACGAGTAGATTCCCGGCAAATCCGTCACCTCGACGCGGGTGTCGCCTTCCATGTAGTGGCCATCAATACGTTCGACGGTGACGCCGGGCCAGTTGCCGACATGCTGCCGCGAGCCGGTCAAGGCGTTTAACAACGTCGTCTTGCCGCAGTTCGGATTGCCGGCGATCGCTATCCTTAGCTTATCCACATCATGACTCCCTCTGGCCGGGTCATTGGTCATTGGTCATTGGTCATTCGTGCCGCATGACTAATGCCCAATGACCACTTCGACGTCCACGACGTCGGCTTCCGCCTTGCGCAGCGTCAGGTTGGACCCGTTGATCTCCACCTCGACGGGATCTCCCATCGGGGCCTTGCGCACAAGTTTGAATTCCACGCCCTTGCGCAGGCCCATTCGCAGCAGCTTGTGCCGGTAGGCCTTGTCCGTGCCCGTAAACGCCGTCACCTTTCCCGTCTGCCCGGGCTGCATATCCCTGATCTTCATCGTTCGTCACCCCGTCGCTTGACGATGACTTTCTGCGCCATGCCATGTCCGAGCGCGATACGCGTATCGCCGACCGCCAGAACCATGCGGCCATCGTCCCCGCCGATGAGCACGTCCGCTTTGCACCCGATGTACAGCCCCATGCTGCTGATCCTCTCCTGGAACCCCGCCCCGCCGCGCAACGCCAATACGGTCAGGCGGGCGCCGTCCTCGGCCTCGGCGAGGGGGAAGCTCTTGCCCGCGCGGTCTTGTGCGCTGTTCATTCCGATTTTGCATCCGCATGGGAGCCACACCGCTTGCAGGGCTCCTCGTTCTGCGCGTGACGCTCGCAGCGGTAGCCGAAGTCCTTCACCCACTCGACGTGCGCCGCCTCGGGGCAGGTCTTCACGAACTCGGCGAAATCCACGAAGCGATCCACGATTTGGTTGGATATCCCGTGCTCCATGTTGCAAGCCGCCTCGTCGGCCGCCACCTCATCGATGGACAGTACGTTCACCATGAAGTCCCGCAGCGCCTCGTGTCGTCTCCGAACGCGCTGGGCGATGTCGGCCCCCTCCTTCGTGAGCGTCACATAACCATAGCGCTCATGGTTCACCAGCCCCCGGTCCCGTAGCGTCTGCAACATACCGGTCACGGAGGATCGGTTCACACTGAGGCGCTCCGAGATGTCTTTCGACCGCGCCACCGTATGCTCCTGGATGAGGAGAAAAATCGTCTCCAGGTAATTCTCGATGCTAATACTCAACGCTTCCGTCATGGCGGCCATCTTCCGATCTCATTCCTTTCTGGAGTTCGCGCCGCCAAACATATTACGCCCGAGCGCACTTGTCAACAGCCATTTTCTGATTCTTTTCCGGGGCACAATTCTGAGTTGCGTTCAACGAAACGTGTTTGCCTTGGCAAACATAATCGCGTATAAGGCAAGACCTTATGGACATGGATCTGAAGCAACTGACAACGCTGTATCTGTTCGCGTGTTGGCACGTGATCTTGCCGGGACACGGCAAGACACTGTTGGTCGCCGTCTGTATCTCCGGCGGGCCGCGCCTGCGGCTGCTGCGGGTCGCGGCAGGCTACAGCCTGTCCCACGGCATCATGATGGGCCTGGCCGCCATGTCCGGGCTCCTGCTTGCCGACCGGCTTGCCCATTTGGCCGGCCGCCATGGCCTGCTGATCAAGAATCTGTACTTGCCCATTCTGTTGCTGGTGGGGCTGCATTTCGCCGTCAAGGCGTGGAAAGGCATGCGACAACGCAACATGAGGCAAGCGCAGGGCCGGAACGAGCCCTGGGAGCACGCTGCGGCCGATGCTCGCCTGGACTTCGCGCACAGGCGACCGTTCCTGACGGGCCTCAGCGTCGGAGTGATCCCGTGCAGCGATGTTCTCGGACTCGTGGCAATCAGCCCGATGCTGGTGAGAGCACACGAGAACCTGCTGGCTGCCGGGACAACGGTATGGCTGGGAGTCACGACCACGGTCATGGCGATTGCCGGGGCGCTCCGACTTCTCCCCACCGACAAGCTGACGAAGAAGATTCCCGACTGGCTGGCGTACGGCGTCGCGGCTCTGATTTGCTTCGCCGTACTGGCGCACAGAGGATGGATGATATGGCGCGACTACGTATTGCTCTACCGATAGGCTTGATGCTCCTTGTCGCCGGCTGCATGCCGCAACAACCGGCCGAGCAGGCCCCGCAAGGCCCAGCCGACGTGAGCATGGCCAAGCACATCACCGCCGCGCATGGCGTGCGCATCGGCGAAGACGAAGCCGCCGATATCCTCGTTGTGGAGACGAACGCGCAAGTGACGGTCAGGTTCAGTCAGGACTTCCTGGGCCGGGTGGAACGCGACTGCCTGATGGTTCTGAGATTCAGCGGTCCCGAGAAGACCTTTGCCAAGCCCGAATACCTCAGTTTTCTGGATCAGCTTCACGCCTATCTCGTCCTCACCCCCATCAGACGCCGAGAAGGCTCAAGGAGGGATTGAGGCGGCGGATTCCCGCAACCTCGCGACACACGGATGGCGGCGATGCCCCGGAACTGCCGTAGCGCCCGCCGCATGGAGGGCCGGAGAAGCGAACTGCGCCACCGGCGCAGAGGCGGCCCGGCGCTTCGCTGGGTAGCCGCCGACCGTTTCGACGGCCAGGAATGCGGAAGCAAGGGCGCTCAGGCAGGGAGGGGCACGGCGGCGCGGAGCCCGGAAGGACAGGCCATGTGGCCGGT
It contains:
- a CDS encoding thioredoxin family protein; its protein translation is MTTKKSILFRAVRILVITAVAFAVIVVVQLHRQKAAREVVPSAHVVELAEDANLDDLLTGTPLVLVSYGGEACGHCRALKPNLHRLADALPGTMRVVLVDTDTHRALARESGVEAIPDTRLYVGGKSTDRRLGYQDDNALKEWLRPHIAAAAFIHTDDHHGHGHEHH
- a CDS encoding type II secretion system protein — encoded protein: MNTKKRNKKSGFTLIELLIVIGLMGALVALVLPKLTADRRESMMDVSQYNKAGTIRTLYQYEEITGKYPNDMHSGLTNAASGGRMPGMQKSMAFNISNGGGPKPASIQPLTTNMVASLNAAGITSLCYDSGFNSRTLAVGDYVVMSCNPDGEQWLHKHFTPHVGSTGKGKITFEGRALDEWVTDMNGGASDGVIIPCWVTPTIDWQAGSGDNTDWTKGNVELGISMEGQAPVPTEDAEGGNEVNFAYYTAHFLVDDDDTDGIQPAKLIGVMCGKPLNP
- a CDS encoding type II secretion system protein codes for the protein MMVPRKMKEENRMSTKKTKKGQGGFTLIELLIVIGLMGALVALVLPKLTADREEAMGDVCDYNQAGTVRVLNQYADMFGKYPDGMHNGLDGTGSTASAIKGLPEAQHTNMIGQIDSTRYGLSTNEVASLNAAGIDTVAYGTGYQVTNLAAGVHVARCTTNWLDDTPAQYQFDGVTVADWETATGTPGWDTTNGTVVCLWITPTIDWSGGAGDNLDWTKGAVNYGISLEGQCPIPVSAASGEEVEFAYYMAYFKVYDEAPAVAARLIGTSCPECGVLNP
- a CDS encoding metal-dependent transcriptional regulator; translation: MQETNNSVSGSQEDYLEAIFALTRERSVARSKDIAARLNVSRSSVSGALHALQKRGLVEHESYGYVTLTPEGEQVAGCVARRHGAWKAFLTGTLGVEEEEADATACRLEHGVSKQVTDRLLEFVAANDKNGTPMREPGGSGGDA
- a CDS encoding DUF2325 domain-containing protein codes for the protein MSNDNQHIWSLDCIAICTVLGFALDAKNVGKLCRKFNLSKQGKRVDSSFGFYLLHKACHEQGGLLPKRLTKLLNERYTRIIQIVRATEEGSEDRILAQLEDWIKQTPAGIMWALLTDPRESFQHLGVYLVHQIAYGAFRDSRQRSLESLREAEQAKAAEMAENKARASLAKQKAAADALRERLRQTERESDDLKAACRRHEQRIAELEAQPDREAALLRRIRILEHELEEVRQQPAVMTSAGAPAESDLLDLSDKSGAPTFGEEPPPPCAVPACETELAHCAASGADPCPLDAMHVAVIGGLDRLEPHYRRVVEAMGGQFLFHNGDCQGGCHRLRTAVCQADLVIFITRVNSHSALKVVKGLCKKTGRQFMALRETSPTALEAVLMGAA
- a CDS encoding DUF2023 family protein; its protein translation is MKVFLHHIYEYRKGLRNLVLFTGAAEQRQFMEAKLRKCGIDYLVCPVGQTRVNVFFGNAACVDVVRRIGCENLSSLSPEHDFMLGIMLGYDRIKQCDRYLQRARAGGEPPRSTPQEAPFVERMIA
- a CDS encoding flavodoxin codes for the protein MKKITVFYGSTTGNTGSAAKAIAAALGDGAEARDVSGADANAFSEPDVLVLGTSTWGVGDLQDDWVGALDALKGARLAGKKVAVFGLGDQNGFGDSFVDGMRDLYDAAIAAGGTVVGACATDGYEFSESRAVVDGQFVGLVLDDDNQAGQTDARIAAWVTQLKQELGMS
- a CDS encoding FeoC-like transcriptional regulator; amino-acid sequence: MLRETKQLLAKHGRLTLRELARHFDMDAGALEKMLETLVDKGQIRLVAGGCAKPCAGCTSACREDMLIYELNGNAEKRGEKDQVEQPGWAGLPGQAGRRPG